A stretch of DNA from Campylobacter concisus:
CCGCAAATGTCTTCGCGTCATTCATAGCTAGATCAGCTAAAATTTTTCTATCAAGTTCGATCTTAGCTTTGTTTAAGCCGTTGATAAATCTTGAATAGCTAATATCGTTTAGTCTGCAAGCTGCGTTGATACGAACGATCCATAAACGTCTGAAATCACGTTTTTTCTGGCGTCTGTCGCGGTATGCGTAAACTAAACTTCTCTCTAGTTGCTCTTTAGCTTTTCTAAAATGTTTGTGTCTAGCACTGAAAAAGCCACGTGCTAACTTTAAAACTTTCTTATGGCGTCTTCTTCTAACTACGCCTGTTTTTACTCTTGCCATATTTATCCTTTTACAAATTGGCGCTCACAAAGTGAGTCTTGCCCCTAAATTTGGGGGAGTTTGAATGACTTTTTTGTCAAAAACTTAAATCTAAGCTGCTTATACGCCGAGCATTTTGCGAACGGCTGAGACGTTTGTGCTATCCACGTAGTGTGGTCCACGAAGGTCTCTCATACGCTTACTAGGTTTTTTTGTTAAGATATGGCTTCTAAAAGCAGAGCCTCTTTTTATCTTATTTTTACCTACTTTAAAGCGCTTAGCAGCACCGCGAACGGTTTTCATCTTTGGCATGCTAATCCTTTTTGAAATTTTATACGCAAGTGCGTAAGTTTTGGATTATAGCGAAAATACCTTTAGAAAATTTAAATTTCACTTAGACAAAATTTGCAATAAATTTACATTAAACTTAAAAGAATTTTAAAATTTATAATTAAATTATTAAAATTTACATATAATCACAAAAAGAAATTTTATTTCACTAAAGGAGTAAATAATGAAAGGCAAAATTCTTGCATCAATCGTTGCTATGAGTGCGATTTTAGGCACAAGTAGCTTGGCATGCACTACCATTTTAGTAGGAGATAAAGCTTCAAATGATGGCTCCATGCTGGTCGCTAGGAGCGCAGATAGCAAGGCTATAAAAGCTCAAGTCTTTTTGATACATCCAGCTACGAAAAATCAAACTGGCATGCACAGCTCAAAGGCGCATGACGGCGCAAATGACTTTACATATCCGCTCCCAAAAGATGGCATGAGATACACAACCATCGCAAATTCTCACACAAAACTTCACGGAGCTGTCGGCTACAATGAAGCTGGCGTTGGACTAAGTGGCACCGAGACCATATACGCAAAAGATGAGCTTTTAAAGATCGATCCATATAATGAAGAGACCGGTATCACCGAAGATGACATCCCAGACGTGCTTTTGCCACGTATGAAGAGTGCAAAAGATGGCGTTAAGCTTCTTGGTGAGATAGTTGAGACAAAGGGCGCCGGAGAAGGCTTTGGCGTAGTATTTATTGACGCAAACGAGCTTTGGTACTTTGAAACAGGTACAGGTCACAAGTGGATCGCTACAAAGATCGCTCCAGATGAGTATTTCGTCACTGCAAACCAAGGCAGACTTCACGCCTATAAAGAGAATGATCCAAATTTCATGGGCGCAAAAGACGTCATTAAATTTGCGATTGATAACAAGACTTATGACCCTGCAAAAGATGGCGAATTTAACTTCACAAAGGCTTATACAAGGGATGATGAAAGAGATGTGACTTACAACTACCCACGCGTTTGCTGGGTACAAAGCATGTTTAACCCAAGTCTAAAACAAGACTTCGCCGATGGTCAGAAATTTCCAGTATTTTTAAAACCAGAGAAAAAATTAGGCGTTGAAGATCTAAAAGCTGCAATGAGAGCCCACTACAACGGCACTGCGTTTGATAACTACGCTAGCAAAGACGAAGATAAGAAAAATGTCTACCGCGCCATAAGCGTCTTTAGAACATACGAGTCTCACGTCATGCAGGTGCGCCCATGGCTACCAAAAGAGATCGGCCGTGTGACTTACGTAGCTCTTGGCATGGCTGATCTTAGCGTTTATTTGCCGTATTACGAGGGGCTTGATGGCTTTATAAAAGGCTACTCAGACGGCTCATACGACGCTGATGACACTTCGATATACTGGGTTTATAGAAAGCTTCAAACCCTTGTGATGACTGACTATGAGAAGTATTCGCCAGTGGTAAAAGAGGCATACGCTAAATTTGAAAAAGAGTTGGCGGTAAAACAGGCTAAATTTGAAGATGAGTACGTCAAACTTTATAAAAAAGATAAGAAAAAAGCGGACAAACTCTTAAATGAATTTAGCCAAAAGACAATGCAAGAGGCTAAGGATCTAACTCAGGAGCTTACAAATAAGGTCTTTACTATGCTTACAGCTGATATGGATGCTAAGCTAAAATCCCTAAATAAAGGCAAAAAAGACTAAACATTCTGGGCGCGAAATTTAGTAGCGCCCAAACTTTAAACAAAAATTTGGCAAAGAGCGTTTATAATGCGACAAAAATTCACTACAAAGGAAAAACGCTGATGCCTTGTCCCATGCATAAAGCTCATTAATCTCGGCAAAAAACATATCAGCGATTTTCAAAAAACACGCAAATTTTTAAATGATTTTACATTTTTTCACATTGAAATAAATCCATTTTTGCTAGCAGGTCCGCTGCATTGTAACTGCATTTTTAATAGCAAAGCTAAGCAGTGTTTAAAATTTGGCAAGGATCTTTTTAGTAGAGCTTTTTATAAATTTTACTTTAGTTTAAGAAGAAGCGGGTGTCATCCGCCGTGTTTTGGGTGACCCAGACTTGTGCGTAGCACAACAACATTGAACATGCTGGGGGTTTGGGTCGCAGAGATAAGGGGGCGGTTTCGTAATTCTAGCCCCCTTGTACCTGCATAAAAATATTCAAGGTTGCTGTGTTTTGCACAGATTTAATTTAAAATAGAAATTTAAAAAGGATAGAAATGATAAAAAGTTATGTTTTAGGTTTTCCAAGAATCGGTGAAAAAAGAGAGTTAAAGCGCGCATTAGAGGGCTTTTGGGCTGGTAAAGAGGGCTTTAGCGAAGATAATTTGCAAGAGACTGCAAAGACGCTTCGCCAAAGACACTGGAAATATCAACAAGACGCTGGCATTTCGGCTATTAGCGTTAATGATTTTTCATTTTATGACCTAATGCTTGATAACATCATCGCTTTTGGCGCTACGCCTCCAAGATTTGCAAATTTAAGCGGCTTGGAGCAGTATTTTGCTTGCTCAAGAGGCAATAAAAATGGCGTTGCGATGGAGATGACAAAGTGGTTTAACACAAACTACCACTACATCGTGCCAGAGCTTAGCAGCGAGAGTAAATTTAGCCTAAAAGCAGACAAAATTTTAAATGAATACAAAGAGGCGAAGGCTAACGGCGTAAAAGGCAAGGTAAATTTGATCGGCCCTATCACATTTTTGGCCCTTTCAAAGACGACTGACGGCAGCTGCCCATTTAAGCATCTTGACGCGCTTGTAAGCGAGTACAAAAAGTTACTTGAGCAAATTTCTAAGCTTGATGATGAAATTTTAGTGCAGTTTGACGAGCCGATCTTTGTAACAGACAAAAACGAAAGCGATCTTTTGCCACTTATCACAAAGGTCTATAACGAGCTAACAAGCGTAGCTAGCAACGTTAAGATCGTATTTGCGACATATTTTGAGCATGCGATTAAAGCAGTTAGCGAAGTGGCTAAAACTAAAATTTACGGCATCGCACTTGACTTCATCCACGGTAAGAGAAATTTCGAAGCACTTGAGACTATCAAAAACAGCCATTTGACGCTATTTGCTGGCGTGATCGACGGCAGAAATATCTGGAAGAGCAACATCGATGAAAAAGTAAAACTTGTAGGTGAAATTTCAGAAAAAATAGGCGGAAAAGACCTTTACATCGGCACTTCATGCTCGCTTCTTCACGTGCCATACACTCTAAAATATGAAGAGAATTTAAACCCAGAGATCAAAAGCTGGCTAAGCTTTGCGGTTGAGAAGCTTGA
This window harbors:
- the rplT gene encoding 50S ribosomal protein L20, with the translated sequence MARVKTGVVRRRRHKKVLKLARGFFSARHKHFRKAKEQLERSLVYAYRDRRQKKRDFRRLWIVRINAACRLNDISYSRFINGLNKAKIELDRKILADLAMNDAKTFAALAKQAKDALK
- the rpmI gene encoding 50S ribosomal protein L35; the protein is MPKMKTVRGAAKRFKVGKNKIKRGSAFRSHILTKKPSKRMRDLRGPHYVDSTNVSAVRKMLGV
- a CDS encoding C69 family dipeptidase, with protein sequence MKGKILASIVAMSAILGTSSLACTTILVGDKASNDGSMLVARSADSKAIKAQVFLIHPATKNQTGMHSSKAHDGANDFTYPLPKDGMRYTTIANSHTKLHGAVGYNEAGVGLSGTETIYAKDELLKIDPYNEETGITEDDIPDVLLPRMKSAKDGVKLLGEIVETKGAGEGFGVVFIDANELWYFETGTGHKWIATKIAPDEYFVTANQGRLHAYKENDPNFMGAKDVIKFAIDNKTYDPAKDGEFNFTKAYTRDDERDVTYNYPRVCWVQSMFNPSLKQDFADGQKFPVFLKPEKKLGVEDLKAAMRAHYNGTAFDNYASKDEDKKNVYRAISVFRTYESHVMQVRPWLPKEIGRVTYVALGMADLSVYLPYYEGLDGFIKGYSDGSYDADDTSIYWVYRKLQTLVMTDYEKYSPVVKEAYAKFEKELAVKQAKFEDEYVKLYKKDKKKADKLLNEFSQKTMQEAKDLTQELTNKVFTMLTADMDAKLKSLNKGKKD